The following coding sequences are from one Anolis sagrei isolate rAnoSag1 chromosome 6, rAnoSag1.mat, whole genome shotgun sequence window:
- the ACBD5 gene encoding acyl-CoA-binding domain-containing protein 5 yields MAETEAESSAGLSVHETRFEAAVKVIQSLPKNGSFQPTNEMMLKFYSFYKQATQGPCNSQRPGFWDPIGRYKWDAWSALGDMPKEDAMIAYVEEMKKILESMPMTDKVEELLHVLGPFYEIVEDKKKRISDIIGVSGNIIMSVPAVNGKSESSDSGAESEEEPHQEEIIELQEIEKEEPESLQQDCSPDKELGNVVANGCCDDVPDINLQNGIQTKSALNGISVDEEIKKGAKYLELPIKSNYSSPHQGTELKEDNTEEVSGIQHLTSDSDSEIYCDSMEQFGQEEMLEINTSTKEFSKHPFHFSEGDQSLLETSGFLDLGNYKVEGINEAAVEGKGEVKCGGEDGKASDGGPHKEKKGGEKVDFYGIRRGRGQRMHPLGDSAQGGQMGSGGDGERWGSDRGPRGSLNEQIAVVLIRLQEDMQNVLQRLHALETLTASQARTASLHSNDQQISPVKRPSWWPFEISPNTLAFAIIWPFVAQWLVHVYLQRRRRKHN; encoded by the exons ATGGCGGAGACAGAGGCCGAGTCCAGTGCTGGCCTCTCCGTCCACGAGACCCGCTTCGAGGCGGCTGTGAAGGTGATCCAAAGCCTGCCAAAAAACG GTTCCTTCCAGCCAACAAATGAAATGATGCTCAAGTTCTATagcttttataaacaagcaacccAAGGACCTTGCAATAGTCAGAGACCTGGATTTTGGGACCCTATTGGCAGATACAAATG GGATGCATGGAGTGCTTTAGGGGACATGCCGAAAGAAGACGCTATGATTGCCTATGTTGAAGAAATGAAAAAG ATTCTTGAAAGTATGCCAATGACAGACAAGGTTGAAGAATTGCTACATGTACTAGGTCCCTTCTATGAAATTGTAGAGGACAAAAAGAAGAGAATATCTGACATCATAGGAG TTTCTGGAAATATCATAATGTCTGTCCCAGCTGTAAATGGCAAATCTGAAAGCAGTGACAGTGGAGCAGAATCAGAAGAAGAACCACACCAAGAAGAAATCATAGAATTACAAGAGATTGAAAAAG AAGAGCCGGAGAGCCTGCAACAGGACTGCAGCCCTGATAAGGAGCTGGGCAATGTTGTTGCCAATGGCTGCTGTGATGATGTGCCTGATATTAATCTGCAGAATGGCATACAAACTAAATCTGCTCTGAATGGTATCAGTGTGGATGAAGAGATAAAGAAGGGAGCGAAATATCTGGAACTACCTATCAAATCTAATTACAGTTCCCCTCATCAAG GCACTGAACTGAAGGAAGATAACACTGAAGAGGTCTCTGGAATTCAGCACTTGACAAGTGATTCAGATAGTGAAATATATTGTGACTCCATGGAGCAGTTTGGACAAGAAGAG ATGTTGGAAATCAATACGTCAACAAAAGAATTTTCAAAACATCCGTTCCATTTCTCAGAAGGAGATCAAAGTCTGCTAGAAACCTCTGGTTTTCTGGATCTTGGAAACTACAAGGTAGAAGGTATAAATGAAGCTGCAgttgaaggaaaaggggaagtcAAGTGTGGCGGTGAAGATGGCAAGGCGAGTGATGGAGGCcctcacaaagaaaaaaaaggtggCGAGAAGGTTGACTTCTACGGAATCAGAAGGGGCCGAG GACAAAGAATGCATCCTTTGGGTGATAGTGCTCAAGGTGGTCAGATGGGCAGTGGAGGAGATGGAGAACGATGGGGTTCAGACAGAGGGCCACGGGGCAGCCTCAATGAACAGATTGCAGTGGTGCTCATACGGTTACAAGAAGATATGCAAAATGTCCTACAGAGGCTACATGCACTTGAGACATTGACAGCCTCACAG GCAAGAACTGCAAGCCTCCATTCAAATGATCAGCAAATTTCACCTGTTAAG AGACCATCATGGTGGCCCTTTGAGATCTCTCCTAATACTTTAGCCTTTGCTATTATATGGCCCTTTGTTGCCCAGTGGCTGGTGCATGTATATCTTCAAAGGAGAAGAAG aaaaCATAACTGA